From Halostagnicola kamekurae, the proteins below share one genomic window:
- a CDS encoding chorismate mutase, with product MTEESPSNGENRTPEEMDLEELREEIRTIDQELVELIAQRTYVADTIAAVKDERDLPTTDEKQEEQVMERAGENAAQFDLDPNLVKATFRMLIELNKVHQRENR from the coding sequence ATGACCGAGGAATCACCGTCAAACGGGGAGAATCGAACGCCGGAGGAGATGGATCTCGAAGAGCTACGCGAGGAGATCCGTACGATCGACCAGGAACTGGTCGAACTGATCGCCCAGCGGACGTACGTCGCGGACACCATCGCCGCGGTCAAAGACGAACGGGACCTACCGACGACCGACGAGAAACAGGAAGAACAGGTCATGGAACGAGCGGGGGAAAACGCGGCGCAGTTCGATCTCGATCCGAACCTCGTGAAGGCGACGTTTCGAATGCTGATCGAACTGAACAAGGTTCACCAGCGCGAGAATCGGTAG
- a CDS encoding protein sorting system archaetidylserine decarboxylase yields the protein MKFAPGAWKYAIWPLVVAPFAVLISATASVVSLALGVATLAFFRDPDRTPPVSGTVAPADGNVSVLRTEGDRTRLGIFMNVWHVHVVRSPFDATVVDVEHVDGANRPAFSKDSDRNERVHVTLELEDPAAVVPDQADVVSDPNSQAPTATVTFVAGAFARRIHPYVEAGDRLERGQRIGHIAFGSRVDVLFPTGVSGDDIAVEPGQSTTAGETVILDAPPTADETGLAGATDEP from the coding sequence ATGAAGTTCGCGCCCGGTGCCTGGAAGTACGCGATCTGGCCGCTCGTGGTCGCCCCCTTCGCGGTTCTGATCAGCGCCACCGCGAGCGTCGTCTCGCTCGCACTCGGCGTCGCAACGCTCGCGTTCTTTCGCGACCCCGACCGAACGCCGCCGGTATCCGGCACCGTCGCCCCGGCCGATGGGAACGTCTCCGTCCTGCGAACCGAGGGCGACCGCACTCGCCTCGGGATCTTCATGAACGTCTGGCACGTCCACGTCGTCCGGTCGCCGTTCGACGCCACGGTGGTGGACGTCGAACACGTCGACGGCGCGAACAGGCCGGCGTTCTCGAAGGACTCCGATCGGAACGAACGGGTCCACGTCACGCTCGAGCTCGAGGACCCGGCTGCCGTCGTCCCCGACCAAGCCGACGTCGTCTCCGATCCCAACTCGCAAGCGCCCACCGCGACCGTCACCTTCGTCGCCGGCGCGTTCGCCAGACGGATTCACCCCTACGTCGAAGCGGGCGATCGACTCGAGCGCGGGCAGCGAATCGGCCACATCGCGTTCGGTAGCCGCGTCGACGTGCTGTTCCCGACCGGCGTCTCGGGCGACGATATCGCCGTCGAACCGGGCCAATCGACGACAGCGGGCGAAACCGTCATCCTGGACGCACCGCCGACGGCGGACGAAACCGGATTGGCGGGAGCGACCGACGAGCCGTAG
- a CDS encoding DUF7508 domain-containing protein, whose product MPLRKQWHDLDRRTVGRVPDRPGVYELGDADGTVRQIGTGILRDELKTALAYGDGERVRWTATQTRAQAEELAAEHRDRLE is encoded by the coding sequence ATGCCCCTTCGAAAGCAGTGGCACGATCTCGATCGGCGAACCGTCGGCCGGGTCCCGGACCGACCGGGCGTCTACGAACTCGGTGACGCGGACGGCACGGTTCGTCAGATCGGCACCGGCATCCTGCGGGACGAACTCAAGACGGCGCTCGCATACGGCGACGGGGAGCGCGTTCGATGGACGGCGACGCAGACTCGAGCGCAAGCCGAAGAACTGGCTGCCGAACACCGGGACCGCCTCGAGTAG
- a CDS encoding shikimate kinase yields MDGRAVSPAAGTVLNALATRTGSAFAIDLETTATVDLTDDGEIDAEIDDRPDADTTLIEYCAERVLERYAEDAGLDAETVGARVRTESEIPMAAGLKSSSAAANATVVATLDALEIDDAVERVDACRLGVQAARDAGVTATGAFDDASASMLGGVTITDNTTDELLAHESVDWHALVYTPPEQAFSADADISDCERIAPMADLVAELALDGRYGEAMTVNGFAFCGALGFSTGPMLDVLPDVAGVSLSGTGSSFVAIGDREQLEGVRDRWDRRDGSTRLLRTRTDGTRTL; encoded by the coding sequence ATGGACGGCCGTGCTGTCTCCCCCGCTGCAGGAACGGTGCTGAACGCGCTCGCGACCAGGACCGGGTCAGCCTTCGCTATCGACCTCGAGACGACAGCGACGGTCGATCTGACCGACGACGGCGAGATCGATGCCGAGATCGACGATCGGCCCGACGCGGACACGACGCTCATCGAATACTGTGCCGAACGCGTCCTCGAGCGATACGCCGAGGACGCGGGTCTCGACGCCGAAACGGTGGGCGCGCGCGTTCGCACCGAGAGCGAGATCCCGATGGCGGCCGGGCTCAAGAGTTCGAGCGCCGCGGCCAACGCGACCGTTGTGGCGACCCTCGACGCCCTCGAAATCGACGACGCCGTCGAGCGCGTCGACGCCTGCCGCCTCGGCGTGCAGGCCGCTCGAGACGCCGGCGTGACTGCAACGGGCGCGTTCGACGACGCAAGCGCGAGCATGCTCGGCGGCGTGACGATCACCGACAACACCACCGACGAACTGCTCGCTCACGAGAGCGTCGACTGGCACGCGCTGGTCTACACGCCGCCGGAGCAGGCGTTCAGCGCGGACGCGGACATCTCCGATTGCGAACGCATCGCGCCGATGGCGGATCTCGTCGCCGAACTCGCTCTCGACGGTCGGTACGGCGAGGCGATGACCGTCAACGGCTTCGCCTTTTGTGGCGCGCTCGGATTCTCCACCGGTCCGATGCTGGACGTCCTCCCGGACGTCGCGGGCGTCTCGCTGTCGGGCACCGGCTCGAGCTTCGTCGCGATCGGCGATAGAGAACAGCTCGAGGGGGTTCGCGACCGCTGGGACCGACGGGACGGATCGACGCGACTGTTGCGGACACGAACCGACGGAACACGAACGCTGTAA
- a CDS encoding DUF5796 family protein — protein sequence MSMRNNVPPSTLEVDLVDGGIVVHYLDGREAFYHGPPEAVEESITTPPGKEVHVLVTDPDGIEGVMTYVNDRNTHDDILETTGVGRVMLEGTDEEELFPGVRVSTEAYSIRVDAEPSLVDGRVFVFAEDEMSEHAYELVEGGE from the coding sequence ATGAGCATGCGAAACAACGTTCCCCCCAGCACGCTCGAGGTCGATCTGGTCGACGGCGGTATCGTCGTCCACTACCTCGACGGGCGCGAGGCGTTCTATCACGGGCCGCCAGAGGCTGTCGAGGAGTCGATCACGACGCCGCCGGGAAAGGAGGTCCACGTGCTGGTCACCGACCCCGATGGTATCGAGGGCGTGATGACCTACGTCAACGATCGCAACACTCACGACGACATTCTCGAAACGACCGGCGTCGGGCGGGTCATGCTCGAGGGAACCGACGAGGAGGAGCTGTTTCCCGGCGTCCGGGTTTCGACGGAGGCGTACTCGATCCGCGTCGATGCCGAGCCGTCTCTCGTCGACGGTCGGGTGTTCGTCTTCGCCGAGGACGAGATGAGCGAACACGCATACGAACTCGTCGAAGGGGGAGAGTAA
- a CDS encoding DUF7128 family protein, whose product MVVETERDNATWYECETCGLLFTDESEATEHEAQCDGDDPSYIQ is encoded by the coding sequence ATGGTCGTCGAGACTGAGCGCGATAACGCCACCTGGTACGAGTGTGAGACCTGTGGGCTGCTCTTTACCGATGAGTCCGAAGCAACCGAACACGAAGCCCAGTGCGACGGAGACGATCCGTCCTACATTCAGTGA
- a CDS encoding CDC48 family AAA ATPase, which produces MSESDSVQVSLTVRAAEKRDAGRGVARIPEIARRKLGVLSGDTVVIDGEQTTIAKMWPADPSIPETVIQIDGDTRANAGVHVGDTVVVRAKDTAAIRQAERVTLGAPSELAEAESQLAERVATQKLRNRPIRSGEQIRIEGVAPEPFTVLDTDPDGDVRITSSTSIDVAQADPTASEPATSQSSASEQTSDPDAEPETPSGVTYEDIGGLDEELELVREMIELPLSEPDLFQRLGVEPPSGVLLYGPPGTGKTLIARAVANEVDANFETVSGPEIMSKYKGESEEQLRETFEAARENSPTIIFFDEIDSIAGTRDDDGDAENRIVGQLLTLMDGLDARGEVIVIGATNRVDSIDPALRRGGRFDREIQIGVPDEEGRKEILQVHTRGMPLADDVRIDKIAARTHGFVGADLDAVASEAAMAAIRGRPTDADGRTAWNQDPKVTRSHFDAALASVEPSAMREYVAESPTTDFTDVGGLEDAKRTLRESVEWPLTYERLFEETNTDPPSGVLLHGPPGTGKTLLARALAGETDVNFVRVDGPEIVDRYVGESEKAIRKVFERARQAAPSIVFFDEIDAIAGTRGESHEVTERVVSQLLTELDGMSENPNLVVLAATNRRDFIDPALLRPGRLDTHVLVPEPDTEARRKILEVHTRGKPFADDVDIDAFADELEGHTGADLEALVRDASMKAIREVATEYGPEEANERAGDVVIERAHLEAARDALEDNR; this is translated from the coding sequence ATGAGTGAGTCGGATTCCGTGCAGGTCAGCCTGACCGTTCGGGCCGCCGAGAAACGGGATGCGGGACGCGGCGTCGCCCGAATCCCGGAAATCGCCCGTCGGAAACTTGGTGTGCTAAGCGGTGACACCGTCGTGATCGACGGCGAGCAGACGACGATCGCCAAGATGTGGCCTGCCGATCCGTCGATCCCGGAAACGGTGATCCAGATCGACGGCGACACGCGGGCCAACGCGGGCGTTCACGTGGGCGATACGGTGGTCGTTCGGGCGAAAGACACCGCCGCGATCAGGCAGGCAGAACGTGTCACCCTCGGCGCGCCGTCGGAACTTGCCGAGGCCGAATCGCAGCTAGCAGAGCGGGTCGCGACCCAGAAACTTCGCAACCGACCGATTCGATCCGGAGAGCAGATCCGCATCGAAGGTGTCGCGCCCGAGCCGTTTACCGTGCTCGATACGGATCCTGACGGTGACGTTCGCATCACGAGTTCGACGTCGATCGACGTCGCCCAGGCGGATCCGACGGCGAGCGAGCCCGCCACTAGTCAATCGTCCGCGTCAGAACAGACAAGCGATCCCGACGCCGAACCGGAGACGCCCTCGGGCGTGACCTACGAGGATATCGGCGGCCTCGACGAGGAACTCGAGCTCGTCCGCGAGATGATCGAGCTCCCGCTCTCGGAGCCGGACCTCTTCCAGCGCCTCGGCGTCGAACCGCCCTCCGGCGTGTTGCTCTACGGACCGCCCGGCACGGGCAAGACGCTGATCGCTCGAGCGGTGGCAAACGAGGTCGACGCCAACTTCGAGACCGTCTCTGGCCCGGAGATCATGTCGAAGTACAAGGGCGAATCCGAAGAACAGCTTCGGGAGACCTTCGAGGCCGCTCGAGAGAACTCGCCGACGATCATCTTCTTCGACGAGATCGACTCTATCGCCGGCACGCGGGACGACGACGGCGACGCCGAAAACAGGATCGTCGGGCAGTTGCTGACGCTGATGGACGGCCTCGACGCCCGCGGCGAGGTGATCGTCATCGGGGCGACGAACCGCGTGGACTCGATCGATCCGGCGCTCAGACGCGGCGGCCGATTCGACCGGGAGATTCAGATCGGCGTTCCCGACGAGGAGGGCCGCAAGGAGATTTTACAGGTCCACACCCGCGGCATGCCGTTGGCCGACGACGTTCGAATCGACAAGATAGCGGCTCGAACGCACGGATTCGTCGGCGCGGATCTGGACGCGGTAGCCAGCGAGGCGGCCATGGCCGCAATTCGAGGCAGGCCGACCGACGCCGACGGTCGCACGGCGTGGAATCAGGACCCGAAGGTGACCAGATCCCACTTCGACGCGGCGCTCGCGTCCGTCGAGCCCTCGGCGATGCGCGAGTACGTCGCAGAATCGCCGACGACCGACTTCACGGACGTCGGCGGACTCGAGGACGCAAAGCGAACGCTGCGCGAGTCGGTCGAGTGGCCGTTGACGTACGAACGGCTCTTCGAGGAGACCAACACTGATCCGCCCTCCGGCGTCTTGCTCCACGGCCCGCCCGGAACCGGGAAGACCCTCCTCGCGCGAGCGCTCGCGGGCGAAACCGACGTTAACTTCGTTCGCGTCGACGGCCCGGAGATCGTCGATCGGTACGTCGGCGAGTCGGAGAAGGCCATTCGAAAGGTGTTCGAACGCGCACGGCAGGCCGCTCCGTCGATCGTCTTCTTCGATGAGATCGACGCCATCGCAGGGACTCGAGGCGAGAGCCACGAGGTCACCGAACGCGTCGTCTCACAGCTCCTGACGGAACTCGACGGGATGAGCGAGAATCCGAACCTCGTCGTCCTCGCCGCGACCAACCGCCGGGACTTCATCGATCCGGCGTTGCTCCGACCCGGCCGACTCGACACGCACGTACTTGTCCCCGAACCAGACACCGAGGCTCGGCGCAAGATCCTCGAGGTCCACACCCGCGGCAAGCCCTTCGCCGACGACGTGGACATCGACGCCTTCGCGGACGAACTCGAGGGGCACACGGGTGCGGACCTCGAGGCGCTGGTTCGCGACGCTTCGATGAAGGCCATCCGAGAGGTAGCCACGGAGTACGGCCCAGAAGAAGCCAACGAACGTGCGGGCGACGTCGTCATCGAACGCGCGCATCTCGAGGCGGCGCGGGACGCACTCGAGGACAACCGGTAA
- a CDS encoding type II toxin-antitoxin system RelE family toxin, whose amino-acid sequence MSDDEWTWELASKAQDDLSTLNSNEQQRIIDKLDEIIDSPWRDPPDYGEPLQNSPRRKVRIGEFRLAVTFHRNEYRMIVARIKRRGGAYTADDD is encoded by the coding sequence ATGAGTGACGACGAGTGGACGTGGGAACTAGCGTCGAAAGCACAAGACGACCTCAGTACGCTCAACTCGAACGAGCAACAGCGAATCATCGACAAACTCGACGAAATCATCGATTCCCCGTGGCGCGATCCGCCAGACTATGGCGAACCGCTCCAGAACAGCCCACGCCGGAAAGTTCGCATTGGTGAATTCCGCCTTGCGGTAACGTTCCACCGAAACGAGTATCGAATGATCGTCGCGCGCATCAAACGCCGCGGTGGCGCGTATACCGCTGACGACGATTGA
- a CDS encoding helix-turn-helix transcriptional regulator — MLFRTTSDPLEDIEFLVRSKHRVAVLDALTESPATREDLRAETAASPSTISRTVRAFEERNWISRNGDRYEATQLGAFVATGMRDLIDRLETERTLRDVWQWFPSDAGGFTVEMVADATVTVAESDAPYAPVNRFLSLLRETDQFRFVGADIALLEPCKDELRQQIVSGMQTSIIDPPSVAEYILSTYRDHCSPALERRNFTVKLHDDLPPYGVSLFDDRIAVSCYDPDSGMVRAILDTDDPVARDWAESIFESYHDEARPLALEGTEA, encoded by the coding sequence ATGCTATTTAGAACCACCAGCGACCCGCTCGAGGACATCGAATTCCTCGTCCGGTCGAAGCATCGGGTGGCCGTCCTCGATGCGTTGACCGAAAGCCCAGCGACCCGGGAAGACCTTCGAGCCGAGACGGCGGCGTCGCCGTCGACGATCAGCCGGACGGTACGCGCGTTCGAAGAACGAAACTGGATCAGCAGAAACGGCGATCGGTACGAAGCGACGCAACTGGGTGCGTTCGTCGCGACCGGAATGCGAGACCTGATCGACCGCCTCGAGACCGAGCGAACGCTTCGGGACGTCTGGCAGTGGTTTCCGAGCGATGCGGGCGGGTTTACCGTCGAGATGGTCGCCGATGCGACTGTGACGGTCGCCGAATCCGACGCCCCGTACGCACCGGTCAATCGATTCCTGTCGCTACTCCGGGAAACGGATCAGTTTCGCTTCGTCGGCGCCGATATCGCCCTACTCGAGCCCTGTAAGGACGAGCTTCGCCAACAGATCGTAAGCGGAATGCAGACGTCGATCATCGACCCGCCGAGCGTCGCCGAATACATCCTCTCGACGTACCGAGACCACTGCTCGCCGGCCCTCGAGCGGCGGAATTTCACCGTCAAGCTACACGACGATCTACCGCCCTACGGGGTCAGCCTCTTCGACGACCGAATCGCCGTTAGCTGCTACGACCCGGACAGCGGAATGGTTCGAGCGATACTCGATACGGACGACCCCGTCGCGCGAGACTGGGCGGAGTCGATCTTCGAGTCCTATCACGACGAGGCTCGGCCGCTCGCGCTCGAGGGGACCGAAGCCTAA
- a CDS encoding CopG family ribbon-helix-helix protein, translated as MRTSFNIPDDVVEEFDQVWQEQELENRSRAVREAMLEYIESHSRLEDTSGDVVSLLAFDYRHHEVIRELHAVQHRYQDVILNTSHTHQGEWCLESLFCRGSAERVRELTYQLRDFDGVRRVKVMVIRGSTE; from the coding sequence ATGCGAACGAGCTTCAACATCCCCGATGACGTCGTCGAAGAGTTCGATCAGGTCTGGCAAGAACAGGAGTTAGAAAACAGGTCACGGGCGGTCAGGGAAGCGATGCTCGAGTACATCGAATCCCACTCCCGCCTCGAGGACACCAGCGGTGACGTCGTTTCCCTCCTCGCCTTCGATTATCGCCACCACGAGGTAATTCGAGAACTACACGCCGTCCAGCACCGGTATCAGGACGTCATCCTCAACACCAGTCACACCCACCAGGGTGAGTGGTGTCTCGAGTCGCTGTTCTGTCGGGGGTCGGCCGAGCGAGTTCGCGAATTGACCTACCAACTTCGTGACTTCGACGGTGTTCGGCGGGTGAAGGTGATGGTGATTAGAGGGAGTACGGAGTGA
- a CDS encoding ribbon-helix-helix domain-containing protein: MSEAATNNGDDEIVTVNFKVTRSFLDEIEDTWQGRGFNSRSEFIRYTLRDAIEHPTFDRDELVALLQAEEDVREQRTMSAEEARERFGTDGANE; encoded by the coding sequence ATGTCTGAAGCGGCCACAAACAACGGCGATGACGAGATTGTCACGGTGAACTTCAAAGTCACACGGTCGTTTCTCGACGAAATCGAAGACACGTGGCAGGGACGAGGATTCAACAGCCGGAGCGAATTTATTCGGTATACCCTACGCGATGCCATCGAACATCCTACGTTCGACCGCGACGAACTCGTTGCACTCCTCCAAGCCGAAGAGGACGTTCGTGAACAACGAACGATGAGTGCCGAAGAAGCACGCGAACGATTCGGCACTGACGGGGCGAATGAGTGA
- the udk gene encoding uridine kinase, with protein sequence MSIPSYMVAIAGGTGAGKTTVSRELADAVGEAVTRIPLDNYYKDLSHLEYEERESVNYDHPSAFEWDLLCDHLDSLSRGQAVEMPQYDFGVHNRKDETVTVEPTDVMVLEGILSLYDERILEMLDLRVYVMTDADVRILRRIQRDVIERGRDLEGVIDRYLGTVKPMHEQFVEPTKSDADVIIPEGANRVAVDLLTEKVQAELGTDSTDVTERGSFDSLEGRSSTVGTESDRSD encoded by the coding sequence ATGAGCATTCCCTCGTACATGGTCGCCATCGCCGGTGGGACCGGAGCCGGCAAGACGACGGTCTCGCGCGAACTCGCCGACGCCGTCGGCGAAGCGGTGACGCGGATTCCGCTCGATAACTACTACAAGGACCTCTCTCATCTCGAGTACGAGGAGCGAGAGTCGGTCAACTACGACCACCCCTCCGCGTTCGAGTGGGACCTCCTGTGTGACCACCTCGATTCGCTCTCGAGGGGGCAGGCGGTCGAGATGCCCCAGTACGATTTCGGCGTGCACAACCGCAAGGACGAGACGGTGACGGTCGAGCCGACTGACGTGATGGTACTCGAGGGGATCCTCTCGCTGTACGACGAGCGGATACTCGAAATGCTCGACTTGCGCGTCTACGTCATGACCGACGCGGACGTGCGCATTCTCCGGCGGATTCAGCGCGACGTCATCGAACGCGGACGCGATCTCGAGGGCGTCATCGACCGGTATCTCGGCACCGTCAAGCCGATGCACGAGCAGTTCGTCGAACCGACGAAATCTGACGCCGACGTCATCATTCCCGAGGGGGCGAATCGGGTCGCTGTCGATCTGCTCACCGAAAAAGTCCAGGCCGAACTCGGGACGGACTCGACTGACGTGACCGAGCGCGGTTCGTTCGACTCTCTCGAGGGCCGTTCGTCGACGGTCGGGACCGAATCAGATCGGTCGGACTAG